The following is a genomic window from Oscarella lobularis chromosome 2, ooOscLobu1.1, whole genome shotgun sequence.
GAAATGTGTCGATGATTTGCTTCTTGCCAAGCAGGTGtactctctttctttccaaGAGTGCGTCTTTACGTTAATTAATGCACAACATTGTTCACACTTTTTTCTATTATCTAGTGTTGCAATTGATTACTTGACCGTCACCTTTCAGCACATTGATTCTTTAGTAAACTTGTCACGTTTTCATATCCTCATTTTTCAGATTCTCTTCCAGCTTGCACCACTCATTCAAACTCAAATGAACGCAAACAATGCGCTACTGAAAACAGTGGATCTACCCAGCAGCAAGTTTTcagacgtcgccgctgcTACCTTTCAAATTTACATAAAAGTAAAGCAATTTTTCCAATTTGAAAGCGATTTTCCACCAGAGTACGTATCAATACCAACAACGAATTGTTTTTCTACATACTCTTTTAAAGGGTTTCTAGAGGAATTCGATTATTTAAAATGCACGCATGGTTTAGACCACTTGTCTATAGCTGGCTTGAACTGGCGTACCAAAAAGCGCAAGAAAGAATTAACAGAGCTTTGGAACTAGATCACGTAGATTGGATAAAATAGTCAAtgacattgacgtcacaatattTTACCAGGTTTCCGTGGCTGCTCTAAGTGACAGCGTCAAACACTCAAGTTCAGCCGTTGACACAGCCAATCTGCTCTTTCAAGTGCTCCCTTCCCAGTATTGCGATACTTGTAAACGTACGTTTACTTTGCGTCGTTTAGATGCGAGTGTCGTGGGAGCAGCTAAACTGGCCCGAACCTACGGTCGCCTATGGTTTCGCTATCAAATTGGCTGAGGTACAGTATGGACTCTAGGATAAGAGTGGGTATAAATgagttttgtttttcagtaCATTTGTTCCTCTGCTATGTATTATGCCAATAGAGTGCACGAGATCCTAAAACAAAAGTCCTATTATAATCAATCACcggaatttgacgtcacagaaaaAGTACACGATGGTAATAAAAATTTCGAATCTTATATTGAAATGTAGCTCTGCGTGACATTGAATGACATTGATTACGTGCAAAAGGCATTGAAACCTCTTCCAGAAGCTTTTGACTGGGATAAAGTGACGTTGAGTCTCGAGGCGGAAATGGGACTGAATGCTGCAAAACAGAGCCAACGAACTCTCCACGCGCTTCTCCCTAGTTCAGATGAAAATATAAGCAATCAAATTGCTGTAAtagtagaaaaaattggAGAACGAGTAAGTCCATAGATTAAGGAATTGGCTAGTCTCAgatctcttctcttcttttgtaAAAGATGACTGTGGAAATATCTAATTATGCTGGACAAATAATCAAATGTCCTCCAAGAATGACCGTTGAAGACGTATGCCGGTAGTTCGTAGTCTATATCGCCTGACCGAAGCCTTTCTTACTATAGTCGATCAAAGGACTGATGGCCTACTTGCAAACTAATCTGCAGTCACTCAACAACTGGCTTCTACCTAGCGTTTTTACGCAGTAAGTAGAACTCGCTTGCGCACCTAAATAGATAgcgttcgtctttttttagggtTCTACTGCCCATCTACAATCTCTGCATCTCCGCGCTGTTTCGCATCGTTCACAACAGATTCGATGCAAGCAGTTCATAAATAAtctctttatttatttattatatacaCGTATATTTGATTTAGCTGGTGCCTTCTATTTATCGACGAATTGTGCATGCATTGAAGGTATTTAATATATTATTTGAATTTAGAATAACACTAATCAAGCAGATTCTCTGGAGTTTTTTCAACGATTGTGGACAAGGTCTCAGTGACGAGAGCATGCAAACCGACACCTACAGGGTACATCATATATGTACACTCATCAACAGGAGATCAAAATAAAATTACCGCAGGCCATTATGTCTTTGGCTGAGAAGAGGCAAGCAGAATCGCCTAATTTGATTTCCCAATATTTAGAAGAGTTGAACCGAGACATGGCCAAAGTCGAAGTGAGACATCGAAAATAGTTGCCTCTTTACTTATTAGTCTGGATTGTAGTCAGTGAATCGCGGCTTTCTGACTGTTCAAGTTGCTTACATTAGGCCTAGAACAGCACTCTGCGTCAAAATTCTAAATACGAGGAATATCCCTGCGTTAGACCCGAATGGTACACATGAGGAACGTTTGAGTAATATTTTTTGTTACTTTATGTTTCAAGGCATGTCAGATCCCTATGTTCAATTTCAACCGTTTCCGGCTAGTGCGTTTTCCGGCAAATCAATACGCCAGCAAACCAAGGTGCAAACAAAAACTCTGACCGCGATATTCGATGAAACTTTCTACATGTGAGTGGCATAAGAGGTGTCTCGTAATGACAAAAGGCTCTTTAGTTCTGCGTCAGTCAAGGCTTTTTCCGACTTCAATCCTGTCCTGGTTTTTCACGTTTATGACTGGAATCGCATTACTAAGGATGATCTTGCTGGAGAAACTATTTTGCCTCTGTCATCAGTTCCgcatttgacgtcagaggcTGAAGTGGATGGCTTGAAGCAGACGACGATGTCACTTTGGCTTCCTCCTCCAGAGCCAAAAGGTGGATTATTTCGTATTATTGAAAGTAGAAAGTGGGATAATGAAGCAGTCGATTTTGTCaaggtgagaaaaaagtTGAGAAAATATTTGCTATAGGAACAGATCACTTATATAATCATTTTCACGCgctttatttaattaattagggtGTTTTCACAGAAATTGAAAGGCacgccaaaaaaattacgcCAATCTAATATGCGAATTAGtctctagcgcgcgttacagaaaagaaatcctgtttcgcttttttgcATTCCACGGTGACGTCGCCCAAGTCGTCCAGAGCTGTCCAGAGCCGAACGTAAGCGTCTAAATCGCGCGCTGCGACCAATTCGCGCGCTAATTATGAATCGGCGACAGTGCATGAGCGAAAGGCCCGAAGACGTCTCCCCATCGCTTGTCATTGGACATCGCACGCTAGCGACGTCGCAGAGTCGCGAAGAAATGAATAAACGGTACGATACGCGCAGAAGAGCTCGTTCCCCCGATCGCGcgctcgtgacgtcatcgtggAACATCTGGCTCTACAGGAGCCACGAACTTGATGACGGCTTTTCGAGAGTTTTACGCTCGATCTAAGCGAAGCGCAGGTGAAACGAAGAGCGgaacgcgaagcgaaagTGAGTGTATGCGAAAGCGCGGaagccttaattaataaatgcTTTACAGTATTCATAAGCTATAGGTCAATGGAAATTGCATAGGATTACGTGATTTTTTCGCTGTCAAAGCATAGATATAAAATGGTATATCTACTGCCCGAGTCACAACTCGGAAGTCGGAATAATTGGACTCCGCCCCCGACTGTGCCCGAGTCACGACTCCGACTCGGCCCCCGACTCGGCCCCCGACTCAGTCCGAGTCACGGCCCGAGTCACGACTTAGACTCGGTCCCCCAACTCGGCCCTGACTCGGCCCCCACAACTCACCGAATCACGCACAGAGATAGACAATAGATTGGCGtttgaaattatttaaattcTTGCAAAATGAATTCCACGTGGATAAGAAAAGCATGCCAcccgcggcggcgacaccCCGCGGCCCTCCACACCGGCTCTCCTCCGCGGCCGCATAGCGTAATGGGCCCACTTAGTTGAACGATGAAAAAAGCTTTATAGGCGCTCATCATGCCAACTTGATATAAAGACATTCAAATCAAACGATACAGCAGCCAGTTCCTTAGTTAATGCTTTACAGTATTCATAAGCTATAGGTCAATGGAAATTGCATAGGATTACGTGATTTTTTCGCTGTCCATCCAAGCTTGGAGTTAGGTCCCTGGTGGACACCCTGGGTGGACATAGACTGGTGGACATGGTGGACATAGAGTCTCCTGGAGATCCCGGATTTATAAACGTTGGCCGAACTCCTTCAGATAGACGAAATCGTGTACTTGCTGGCGGCGTTTCTGTCGTCGATTGGAAGCAGAAGCAGGATGTCAGCCATCTTCTGCCAAATACGTGCCGTCGCCCGCGCGAGTTCCTTCAAACGCGATCCGCGCTTCAAAGTTCATGCCGTTTCTGTTCTTGTCGCATTGCCGCTACGCTTAGAGAAGCCTAGATGACGTGCCAAcgtaaaaaaacaaaaagctGGGACACGTTTTGAGgtagaagaacgacgtgTGCCGTAACCTTAGCGATTGTTTTGATTCGTGACTCGGTCGCAGGTGTGACCACACATACGATAAAATTTGCGTATCGAGAGCGAGGTCAGCATACGCACCGCGATCGATCATGTCGAGAACATcccaaaagaaagacgacgaagatatTGCCATAATAGGCATCGGATGCCGTTTTCCCGgaaacgtcaacgacgtccAAACCTTTTGGAAaatgctcgtcgacgcgaccgaTTGCACGTCCGAAGTGCCTCAAGATCCGAGTCGATTTGACTTGATGAACGACTATTATCATCCCACGCCTCGAACCGAAGGCAAAATCTGCGCTCGACGCGGCGGCTACGTCGACTCGAAAAATTTTCGCAAATTCGATCGACAATTCTTTCGGATGCCGCCCGCCGAGGCAAATCATCTCGATCCTCAAATTCGTATGCTTCTGGAAGGGACGTGGGAGGCGCTTGAAGATGCCGGAATGCCGCCGAGTCGCCTTCGCGGCACGACGACCGGCGTCTACATCGGTCTCATGAATAACGACTACACCGTCAAGCCGGACACCCTGATTAATGCCTATACAAATTCGGGCACGGACGCGAGCATGGCTTCGAATCGGCTTTCATATGAATTTGACTTTCGCGGACCGAGCTACACTATCGATACGgcctgctcgtcgtcgctctacGCCATTCATCACGCGTGTGAAGGAATTCGGCACGGCGACTGTGACATGGCGGTGGCCGGCGGCGCCAATGTTGTCCTGCTTCCCGTCACGAGTATTGGCCTTTCGCAAGCGCAAATGATTTCGCCCGACGGCAGGTGCAAGACTTTTGATGCTTCGGCGAACGGCTATTCGCGAGGCGAAGgagccggcgtcgtcgtgctAAAATCACTTCGAAAAGCGCTTGAATGCAAAGATTCGATATATGCCGTCATCAAAGGCGGAGCGATGAGCAACGACGGGAAGACGTACGGCGTCTCGCAGCCGAGCTCCGACGCTCAGATCGATTTGCTCGGCAAAGCGTGTCGTAACGCAGGAGTCAAGCCAGAGATGATCTCTTACGTCGAAGCCCACGGAACCGGCACGAAAGCCGGAGATGCGGCAGAAGCCAATGCACTGGGGGTGGCGATTGGTAAAAAGCGTGCCGCATCAAACGCACCGCCGCTAGTTGTAGGCTCCGTCAAATCGAATATCGGTCACACGGAAGGTGCCGCAGGAGTAGCGGGTGTAATCAAAGCGGCTCTAATTCTCGCTAAACGAAAAATCCCCCCTTCTATTCATTTTCGAGTTCCTAATCCAAGCATTCCGTTTGAAGCGTTACACGTCCAAGTGTGTACGAATGTCACCGATTTGCCTACCAATGCTTACGTTGGTTGCAGTTCGTTCGGCTTTGGGGGCGCCAATGCTCACGTTATCTTACAAGAATCTCCCATTGCTCGCCACTTGGCAGACgaaaaaggcggcgacggcatcACGACGGACCAAGTTGATGCTCAGACGACTGCTAAACAATcgcatcgtcttcttcttctttctgcctCGACGCACGCAGGTCTGAAAGATCAGGCGAGAAATTGGATCAATtttctagaagaaaaacccTCTTACTTGTTTTCGAGCATTCTCTATTCGGCCGCTTGTCGTTTTCAGCACCACCGTCATAGACTTGCTCTCGTTGTTAGAAATCGTCAGGAAGCGGTCCAACTTCTGACTGATTACATAGAAGACAAGAAGAGTTCCGAGAACCTTTTGACGGGAAACGACGCAGAAGAGATGAGAACCGTTCCTCTTGTGTTTGCCTTCTCCGGAATGGGAACGCAATGGTGGGCTATGGGACGCCAGCTGCTGGACGAATATCCAAAGTTTTGCGCCGTGATAAAAGTATGACGCAGATAAATCAATAGAGATaaaaatgtatttttttgtttgcagGAGATTGACGAACATCTTCGCTCTGTCGGAGCGACGTGGTCGCTATTCGATGTGTTGACATCgtcagaagaaaattcaatgaTACACCGTACAGGTGGAGGAACACGCATGAACACATGGACTGTAGTATCTCTATCAGCTCTCTCTAGAAATTTCCCAACCCTGCATCTTTGCCATCGAAGTAGCAATTGTCGAAGTTCTACGAGAATTCGGCGTCAGTCCGACGGCCGTCGTGGGCCACAGCGTCGGCGAAGTCGCCACAGCTTACACAGCCGGCCTACTGACGCTGAAACAAGCGTCAGCGATAATATACCATCGCGGTAGGCTCTTGGAAAAAACGAGCGGTCGCGGCGGCATGCTCGCCGTTCTCGGAGATGCCAACGAGGCTCTTAAATTACTTCCCAAAAATTTGATCGCGACGAGCAGTCGTCGCTGGATAAAGGATTTCGATGAGACGGTGGCAGGGACTAACGGTAAATGCGCCGTTCTAGACGTCGCCGCTATCAACAGTTCTCGTCAAATCGTCTTGTCTGGCGACGAAGGGGCTCTCaaggcagcggcgacggcttTGAGTGAtaacgacgaaattcgaacGATTCTACTCAAAGTCAACAACGCCTTTCACAGCTACCAGCAATCGTCTCTTCAAGCGGAAGTAATAGACTGCCTAGAGAAAGTAGAAAGGACGAGCGGAGTAAATGGTGctgtgacgacgattcccATGGTTTCGTCCGTGACAGCCGAGTACGTCGATAGCGAAATCGTTGGCAAGGCGTCGTACTGGTGGGCGAATATTCGTCAAACCGTTCGCTTTCAAGATGCGGTGAAAGTTCTCCTCGAGAAGGGCTACACGAATTTCGTAGAAATAGGGGCGCACAGCGTTTTGATTCCGGCCATCAAGGACATTCTGTCCGCTGAGAACCTGACTTCCCAATCGTCAGTTATTTCAACGCTGAAAAGACCGAGAGACATTAGAGCGCCGTCCAGTGACGAAACAGCGAGTCTGCTTCGATGCATAGCTAAACTTCACGTCATGGGagcgaaaatcgatttcagcTCCATGTATCCTCAGGAAAGCCATCAGTTCGTACCGCTTCCTCGCTATCCGTGGCAAAGAGAAGAGTGCTGGTTCTCAGCCAACGAAGCCGCTGTCGATCTCGTGCATCCTCTACTAGGAGAACGTCAAGCGAGCATCGCTgaaatcgtcggcgacgacagtGAGACAGACACGATCATATGGAAGTGCGAGTACAGTTCGTTTACTTTGCCGTGGCTGAAAGACCACGCGATTGTCGACGTGATAGCTCCCGCTGCCGCCTACGTAGAGACGGGTCTCGCGGCGGCACGATCAATCTTCGGCGATGCCGCCAACTTCTGTCTGACAAACGTGGCcgtgaaaaaattcatgTTCACGCCAAATAGCTCGGCCGACGTTCGAGTTCTAGCCGAGAAATTGGGACAGAAAGAGTATCGGCTTAGTATTCACAGCAGTAAAGCGACGGCCTCTTCTGGATGGCAAACCCATGCCACCATGACCATTCTTCAACCTAATGATGAACAAGCCAAAGAAGATTCATTTGAGAATCTAGCATCcctaaagaaacgatttcctaTCGTAGTTAGGACGTCAAAGGAAGACATTTACAATTccggcgacgaaggagacTCGTACAAGTTCGGCCCGTCGTTTCGTGTGTGCCAGTGGGCGGCACTGTCTCATGAAATGAACGAAATATTGGTTCGCGCGACGGTGACTGAAGAAATACGCCACGAGCTGCATCGGTACATAATACATCCAGCATTCTTGGACGGTTGTTTTCAAGCGTACTTGTTGAGCTCGAGGACAAAATTCGATCAGCCGACCGACGTAGATGGAAGCAAGCCTACAGTTCTAGTGCCAACGTCTCTAAGCAGCTGCGAGGTTTATGGAGAAATTCCGTCAGACGTATTTATTCATTTGAAGGAATACGATAATTCAGACGGACATAACTGTGCGGACGTAAGTCTCATGAGTGCAGATGACGGTCGTGTTGCCCTGAAAATCAACAAAGTGACATTTAGTAGTATATCTTCATCTGGTGACGATAACAAGCCCCATTTCTGGACATTGAAATGGGAGTCTGAGAGAAGCGAGAAAACTGTGGACGATAACGAGGACGATAGTGCACCAGCGAACGCCGTTTGCATTATGTGGTTTAGCGAGAGTCAAAAGACGGCATTGGAGCATCTTCTTCACGAATTCAAAGAGCGAAACATTCAAGCAGACGTCCGTTTTATGAcggacgagaagaacgaaagcgaatccTTTTCCTCATATACGGACATAGTGATGCTTCTAATGGACATATCGGAAAGCAACGTATTTGAAACTACGAAAAAGGACGACTTCCTAGACGCTGCTTTTGCGTCTCCACTGGCTTATATCAAAACGCTTCAAAATCACGGCTCCTCGTgggaaaaagaagcgcaTTTGCGCCACTGGCTTGTCACCCAAAACGGTCAggccgtcttcgacggcgaaatcgctAATCCTGGCCAAACGACAGTTGCTGGGTgcattctttctcttgccCACGAGTTGCCAGACTCGAAAAACTTCTGGGTTGACCTAGAAAGCGCCGATACCTCAACGTCCAGCGTATGGCAAGCATTTGTTGACTACTTCCTGAATTTTGATCCCGGAGAAAATGAGGTGGCGTTGCGACGTGGCACTGATAACGATTCATTTGCTCCCGTCTTTCCACGTCTAACTGAAATGAATCCAGATGCCATTGCTTCTCACGTTTCTGATGCCCACTGGACAGTGGCGtattcgtcgaaaacgaaacgaccaATATTAACAGCAGTCGACCATCCTGACACCCGTCATCCTGTGATAGTTAAAGTAACCTGTTTCGGTCCTCTTTCAAGAACGTCGTCTGGAGAATTTCCAGGAGCGTGGGTCATCGGTGCAGTGACGTCTTGTCCTGACGCGAGTTTCGAATTGGGAGATACCGTATTGGGTCTCTCCGATATGATATCCAGCACCGTTAGCGTTCCCTTGAGCCTGGCAGTCAAGGTTCCAGAAGAAATGACTCTATCTAACGCCGAAATTGTCAATGCCGTGCAAGAACTGCTTGTTCCTTACATTACGTTTACCGTCGCCTCTCCGCTAGCTGTCGGCGACACGGTTCTTGCGTTGGCGAATCCAAGCGATAGCtcgcagaaaaaagaactgACTGCTCTATCAAAACTCCTCCACTGGCTGAAAGTTCGCTTCATTGTCGTTCACAACTCAGCGAAGTTAAGCGAAAATGACATTGACGCGTGCACTCCTCAAGATCTAGCGAGTATTTTGGTGGACAAGAAGCTAGCCAGTGGAGTCGTCTTTCTCAATGAAGTAGAAATCACTGAAGcagacaaggtgcttcagcaCCTGAAATCGTTTGGAAGTTGCGTCTTTTACAGCAGAGCACAACTTCGTCGGTTTGTCAAATCAGCCAAAACCGACAGAAGTCTTGCTAATTTCTTTCCTATGATGACGACGCAGGACCTGTTCGACGAACAGCACCGCGGACTCGTCGGAAGGTCGCTCGTACAACTGTTAGAGCGACTACGCAGAGAAACGAATGGGAAGAGGAAAGTGGAAGCTAAGCATCTGCGCGACTTGCTCGCTCCTTCGGCAGCAGATTCACTGCACACTTTCTTGGCTGACTCAGAACCAATCAACCTGACTCTTCCTTTTGAAAACTCATTTACGGCTCGCCTCAATGATAGCTATCTCATCACGGGCGGACTTAAAGGATTGGGGTTGTCGCTAGCAAAGTGGCTCGTCGATCGCGGTGCAAAGCATCTGCACCTTCTCGGTCGCAGTCCTCCTGGCGCCGAAGAAGCTGTTCAGATAGAGGAGCTTCGAGAGATGTCTCGGATCGATATCTGGCAAGTGGACATATCTAGTGAAGATGCAATCGAAGGCGTCTTTCAAGAAATTTCACAAATAACCTCTTCAAATCTTGCTGGTATATTCCACTGTGCAGCCGTCTATCACGATTCCTTGCTCTTTACCGTGGAGAAAGACCAACTAGAAAAAGTCATGCTACCCAAGGCGTACGGAGCTTGGCTCTTGCACCGACAGAGCCTAGCCTTGAAGACTCATCTTCGCTATTTTGTTCTCTTTTCGAGCATCGCCTCTCTTTTTGGAAATTCCGGTCAAGTGAGCTACTGCATTGCCAATACGGTGCTAAATTCTCTGGCCGATCACCGCAAACGAATGGGTCTTCCAGCAACCTCGCTTCAATTTGGGGCAATTAGTGGCGCCGGCTTTCTCCAACAAAACCCCAAGATAATGACGTTGCTGAAGTCAAGAGGACTGGCGCCGCTAAGTGATCAGTCAGCGTTGGACTGCATGGGACGGGCCATGCTTATCCAGCTGCCTTCCCTGTGCATTCAAGGCAACATTACACCAGAAAAATACGTTCGTCCAGCTAAGCTGGGAAGTacgtttcgtttctctcgACTAAAAGAGCTGGAAAAGTTGGCCGGTGACAGAATCGATGccatcgaatcgtcgaagatgctattcgcttcgctttcgccgccaGAAAAGCGGAAAGTCGTTGTCGACCTGCTTTCTACGTGGCTCGGAGCCGGTCTGGGTCTGGACGAGGTGCCACTGAATGCGTCCTTAGTTTCCATCGGGTTCGACTCGATTATGGCCACGGAAATGAGTGATCGGATTCACCTTGcattcatcgtcatcgtgcCTCCAGTTCGCATGCTAAACGACCAGTGCAGCGTGAATTTTCTAGCCGATATCATTATGACTTTAATTCAAAATCAAGCGACcgcggaagaagaaaaagaagaagaagaagaaactcCAGGCGAAAAGTCAGATCAAAACTTGTGGAGATACTCTTTGAACAGCCCAGCGAAGGACAAGACAATTTGCCACCTCATATGCTTTCCCCCATATGCCGCAGGTGCATCTGTTTACTCGCAGTGGGGAAAGCTTTTCAAAGACAGCGGCATTGGAGTGACCGTCCTTCACTTTCCCGGCTGGGAAGAAAGACAAACCGAGACGTTCCTAGGCGATTTAGACGGCCTTGTCTCGGCAGCACTAGATGCCGTACTGCCACTAGCAGAGGAGCACAAAGTCGCCTTCTACGGTCATAGCATGGGTGGTCTCATCGCCTATGAGGTGGCTCTTCGTCTTGAAAAAGATCATGGCATATCCATCACGCACTTCTTCGTTGGTGCTTGGTATGCTCCTCACTTGCAATACCCTCGTCCAGCCGATTTCAATATTCCGTCGTCGGTGTTCAAGAGAGACGCGCCACTTGCTGTCGTCTTTCAGCATTTGAAACAGCTCAATTTCATCGACCTTCCATCTGCGGTGGATCCGCTGCTTCAGCATTGGATGCCATGCTTTGAAATAGCTCTCAAAATTTTGAAGAGATACACTCCGAATGAGAATTCGTTGCCGTGCAGCATCGACGCTTTCTCCTCGACTGGAGACCCTTTTGTCCAGCCTAAAGACGTGATACCATGGGAGAAGCAATCACGATCTGATTTCGTCCATAATAGCGTCAATGCCCCAGGGCACCAGTTCACAAATTTATTCGCCAACGTCATATGTGAAACGATACAAGGCAGATTGAAAACTTTGCTCTAGGTAGCAGTCAGGCGAAAGTAGTTAGGAAATGTGCATCATGCTTAAAGGACTTGCAATGACGGGCTGATGTAGCCCTGAGACTTTACTCTATTTTACTGCGGCACGAGGAAGTATACTATTCACTGCATATTTTTGTATTTCGTCACTACTCAATTAGGTGTTCTGTTCTGTACTTTTCAGTAGTATCTCTGTTTAGCGGATCTAGATATCGTTCATAAATACAGCCgtgaatatatatatacatacatatattgTTGTTCATAAGGCCAACAGGCCAGTCATCAAACGTAAAGGATGCAGCAATTACATATAATTAAGAAACGTCTTCTAAGTAGTCTAAACCGAACTTGAAGGCAAGACGCCATAAAACAATATATAGGGCGTGGAGGTCAGCGTCGACTTGGGCGACAGTACTCTTCGAAAATCCGCATTGGAGAGCACTTCAACATCGGAATCGTCCAATTTGAGCCACTTCCACCCACACTGACACGCGCCTCCATCGTCAAACGAACTGCTACTCTCAGGACAAACGCACTCGGTCGAACAGTCGTCTTGTCGTCCAGCTGGCTCGTCGGAAGGCAGACGGACGTAGGTGAGATAGTGCCCACTGCCTGACATGCAGCCGTTGTGCATTACAACGGCAAAGAGCTCGTACGTTGAATGCCGTCGATTGCAGGACAACGTGCACCATTGATCGAGCTTCATGCGCATTGGAGTGGCCAAATTGCCACTGATTTTGCTAACGTAGCTTCCGAGAGACGACAGCCTATAAAGAACAAGAGCACATCTTTAGACTCTGTGTGCATttcatacatgtatgtacACTCACCCGCCACCGCCCATCGCTGCAAATCTCTTCAAATGAATCGTCAAGACGGACGGCAACCGATCGAACATCGTGCTGATCTCCGCTTCCGTGTGCGTGCGGCACTCGTTGCAATAATAGCAATCGCGTCCAGTCAGCCGT
Proteins encoded in this region:
- the LOC136183427 gene encoding protein unc-13 homolog D-like isoform X3, whose protein sequence is MKRRGERELDEGFFEKFSLEMRIKRKAEYEGTRKVRTGKEENAGEDVAEATVAEATFASARVDPWVDPERFQVQALKDTELENAYLSLLRTIHLWLGLEGAQLKQATAQSHDYIQKVFSVPDGKHEDWLRQIRDIKIPKQCIHVSVIEGRDLPVRDEDGLSDPYCVLGLIKLQPEMMDGRSKTKHLQDLVEDETKLKSTTIIYNSLNPNWNEEFELEIDDLNTDCLQIDIWDSDPEKTETLKDLSHIHGFAGFRRFVHQVAQTAVYGAQDDFMGRVYVPLTEVFPDGWEGWKPVMNRYQKLKNGRLHLRIQFKFQKETFVRGHDPLTEHLNIKRQFVQYEANLFRKTEREGKLWNGQLSSIASNLLKQHFVRNGVTSLQKAAIDWLISCEYNTKFGVDSQYILQSLTELDNQWGKVSEPSNFSDANVKEIVSAIKSYQDWCAAVLSKLRDVYPATQTGLQKSLAILLQCYQKTFDLSVMRKRCPLRRFKESIYAILVTSTKIWFERQVALSEPQIQSDHDAAKTAVLADLVLKCVDDLLLAKQVYSLSFQDVAIDYLTVTFQHIDSLLAPLIQTQMNANNALLKTVDLPSSKFSDVAAATFQIYIKVKQFFQFESDFPPEVSRGIRLFKMHAWFRPLVYSWLELAYQKAQERINRALELDHVSVAALSDSVKHSSSAVDTANLLFQMRVSWEQLNWPEPTVAYGFAIKLAEYICSSAMYYANRVHEILKQKSYYNQSPEFDVTEKLCVTLNDIDYVQKALKPLPEAFDWDKVTLSLEAEMGLNAAKQSQRTLHALLPSSDENISNQIAVIVEKIGERMTVEISNYAGQIIKCPPRMTVEDSIKGLMAYLQTNLQSLNNWLLPSVFTQVLLPIYNLCISALFRIVHNRFDLVPSIYRRIVHALKILWSFFNDCGQGLSDESMQTDTYRAIMSLAEKRQAESPNLISQYLEELNRDMAKVESVNRGFLTVQVAYIRPRTALCVKILNTRNIPALDPNGMSDPYVQFQPFPASAFSGKSIRQQTKVQTKTLTAIFDETFYISASVKAFSDFNPVLVFHVYDWNRITKDDLAGETILPLSSVPHLTSEAEVDGLKQTTMSLWLPPPEPKGGLFRIIESRKWDNEAVDFVKVRKKLRKYLL